One segment of Candidatus Hydrogenedentota bacterium DNA contains the following:
- a CDS encoding HDIG domain-containing protein: MSGTGGEKPPLRRKWGDYWMRLGDRFRARGPWVRRAMVGLAFLVCVAALTREPSPDFLVGDDLNAQVANREIRAAFYFETPDLQRTQEARDQEMARVPEYFRVDAEAVNTQLAELRGRIALLREARTRMHGEVTAALRASTPEQSAWTVAGRVAAAAAARLKEQAEWGDMPAADLLALWLMPDRDSVPERVFSEPSADGSPAPVRVLSLNPDTEFPLTFSEADRLGSLALDALGQVLNAGVRGAEISDDERGRRVVVWRGGDAVSDRAAGADLEYGAVPSVSDAVEALGARLTDMAKRAATAQGGATQADYARLHDAAMALCRPLVVPTLAEDKVATATARARAAEAVQPVMKEVEAGEIIQDRGKRWTKQSRSDVQTYLSIIQREERPLLKVVNSFFSHAILVLLAFVALAKVAALVEGGAGGLKQRADASRAFSVALVLLSATLAVGRFSSYFEPTGFVLPVAAAAILCAILVNAPMAAFFSGIAALLVSAQYQYNWRLMLVAGAMALAGAFSISRVRRRSDMTAASLTATLVGLVAAVAVTLSAESLFAESFVRRLLLLLLNGGFCMVAVPGLLSPLERLFNLTTDITLLEYSDLNNPLLGELAVKAPATYAHSLMLGQIAEAAADAIGANGLLARVCAYYHDIGKTANISDFAENQSGFNIHDTLPPAVSAARIRSHVLQGAEIARRSHLPQAIVDGILEHHGTMRVGYFYQQAVEREGADRVNEADFRYPGPRPQRPETAILMICDASESGVRSLGSPGEEEVRNFVRKILDIRGQEGQFDDCNLTLKHLNTIADVVVRGIMSTMHTRVRYPSMSLAGEKEKTGAPLDAPAATGGSIR; this comes from the coding sequence ATGAGCGGCACCGGCGGCGAGAAGCCCCCCCTTCGCCGGAAGTGGGGTGATTACTGGATGCGGCTGGGTGACCGTTTCCGCGCCCGGGGCCCCTGGGTCCGGCGGGCGATGGTCGGGCTGGCCTTTCTTGTCTGCGTCGCCGCGCTGACCCGCGAGCCCTCCCCGGATTTTCTGGTGGGTGACGACCTCAACGCGCAGGTGGCCAACCGCGAAATCCGCGCGGCCTTCTATTTCGAGACGCCGGACCTCCAGCGCACGCAGGAGGCCCGCGATCAGGAAATGGCGCGGGTGCCGGAATATTTCCGCGTGGACGCGGAGGCCGTGAACACGCAACTGGCCGAGCTCCGCGGGCGCATCGCGCTGCTGCGCGAGGCGCGGACGCGCATGCACGGCGAAGTCACCGCCGCGCTTCGCGCCTCGACCCCCGAGCAGTCCGCCTGGACGGTGGCCGGCCGGGTTGCGGCGGCGGCGGCGGCGCGCCTGAAGGAGCAGGCGGAGTGGGGGGACATGCCCGCCGCGGACCTGCTGGCGCTCTGGCTGATGCCCGACCGTGACAGCGTGCCCGAGCGCGTCTTTTCCGAACCGTCAGCGGACGGGTCCCCCGCGCCGGTGCGGGTGCTCTCCCTCAATCCGGACACCGAGTTTCCCCTGACTTTTTCCGAGGCGGACCGTCTCGGGTCCCTTGCCCTGGACGCCCTCGGGCAGGTGCTCAACGCCGGGGTGCGAGGCGCGGAAATATCCGACGACGAGCGCGGCCGCCGGGTGGTGGTGTGGCGCGGCGGGGACGCCGTGTCGGACCGCGCCGCGGGCGCGGATTTGGAATACGGCGCGGTGCCCTCCGTCTCCGACGCGGTCGAGGCCCTCGGGGCGCGCCTGACAGACATGGCCAAGCGCGCCGCCACGGCGCAGGGCGGCGCGACCCAGGCGGACTACGCCCGCCTGCACGACGCGGCCATGGCGCTCTGCCGGCCCCTGGTCGTGCCCACCCTGGCCGAGGACAAGGTGGCCACGGCCACCGCGCGCGCCCGCGCGGCGGAGGCGGTCCAGCCGGTGATGAAGGAGGTTGAGGCGGGCGAGATTATCCAGGACCGGGGCAAGCGCTGGACCAAGCAGTCCCGCTCGGACGTGCAGACCTATCTCTCCATCATCCAGCGCGAGGAGCGGCCCCTGCTCAAGGTGGTCAACAGCTTTTTCTCCCACGCCATTCTCGTGCTGCTCGCGTTTGTCGCCCTTGCCAAAGTGGCCGCCCTTGTCGAGGGCGGGGCGGGGGGGCTGAAACAGCGCGCCGACGCGTCCCGGGCCTTTTCCGTCGCCCTGGTTCTGCTCAGCGCCACCTTGGCCGTGGGCCGTTTTTCCTCCTATTTCGAGCCCACGGGATTCGTCCTGCCCGTCGCCGCCGCCGCAATCCTGTGCGCCATTCTGGTCAACGCGCCCATGGCCGCCTTCTTCAGCGGAATCGCCGCGCTGCTGGTGTCGGCGCAGTACCAGTACAACTGGCGCCTCATGCTTGTGGCGGGCGCCATGGCGCTTGCGGGCGCGTTCAGCATCAGCCGGGTGCGCCGCCGCAGCGACATGACCGCCGCGTCCCTCACGGCCACGCTGGTCGGGCTGGTGGCGGCCGTCGCCGTCACCCTGTCGGCGGAGTCCCTGTTTGCCGAAAGTTTTGTGCGCCGCCTGCTGCTGCTGCTGCTGAACGGCGGCTTCTGCATGGTGGCCGTGCCGGGTCTCCTCTCCCCCCTCGAGCGGCTTTTCAACCTGACCACGGACATCACCCTGCTCGAGTACTCCGACCTGAACAACCCGCTGCTGGGCGAACTGGCCGTGAAGGCGCCCGCCACCTACGCGCACAGCCTCATGCTCGGCCAGATTGCCGAGGCCGCCGCGGACGCCATCGGCGCCAACGGCCTGCTGGCGCGCGTCTGCGCCTACTACCATGACATCGGCAAGACGGCCAACATCAGCGACTTCGCCGAAAACCAGTCCGGGTTCAACATTCACGACACGCTCCCCCCCGCGGTGAGCGCGGCGCGCATCCGGTCCCACGTGCTGCAGGGCGCGGAAATCGCGCGGCGCAGCCACCTGCCCCAGGCCATTGTGGACGGCATTCTTGAGCATCACGGCACGATGCGCGTGGGCTATTTTTACCAGCAGGCGGTGGAGCGCGAGGGCGCGGACCGGGTGAACGAGGCGGATTTCCGCTATCCCGGACCCCGTCCGCAGCGGCCCGAGACCGCCATCCTGATGATATGCGACGCGTCCGAGTCCGGCGTGCGCTCCCTGGGCTCGCCGGGCGAGGAGGAGGTGCGGAATTTTGTCCGAAAAATCTTGGACATCCGCGGGCAGGAGGGGCAGTTTGACGACTGCAACCTGACCCTGAAGCACCTCAACACCATTGCGGACGTGGTGGTGCGCGGCATCATGAGCACCATGCACACCCGTGTGCGCTATCCCAGCATGAGCCTTGCCGGGGAAAAGGAGAAAACGGGCGCGCCCCTTGACGCGCCCGCGGCCACAGGAGGTTCCATCCGATGA
- the ybeY gene encoding rRNA maturation RNase YbeY has protein sequence MIHISLQTRNESSRKGLYRTDALRRLAGRVLQGEGAAGEFELSVLFCDDPFIAELNKTYRKRRGPTDVLSFDQEPSETPAGARVLGDIVISLETVERFCAGDPEAMRAEVRLLFCHGLLHLLGHEHGTTEGRRIMQERQAGHLGVSPELAWHGRKPA, from the coding sequence ATGATTCACATCAGCCTTCAGACGCGCAATGAATCCTCCAGGAAAGGGTTGTACCGGACCGACGCGCTGCGCCGTCTCGCGGGGCGTGTGCTTCAGGGCGAGGGTGCCGCCGGCGAGTTCGAACTGAGCGTCCTCTTCTGCGACGACCCGTTCATCGCGGAGCTCAACAAGACCTACCGGAAGCGGCGCGGACCGACGGACGTGCTTTCCTTCGACCAGGAGCCGTCGGAGACACCGGCCGGGGCCCGGGTGCTGGGCGACATTGTGATTTCCCTGGAGACCGTCGAGCGCTTCTGCGCGGGTGACCCGGAGGCCATGCGCGCCGAGGTGCGGCTGCTTTTCTGCCACGGGCTTCTGCATCTTCTGGGCCATGAGCACGGCACGACTGAGGGCCGCAGGATCATGCAGGAGCGCCAGGCCGGACATCTCGGCGTCTCCCCGGAGCTGGCATGGCACGGCAGGAAACCGGCATAA